The Aptenodytes patagonicus chromosome 22, bAptPat1.pri.cur, whole genome shotgun sequence genome contains the following window.
AGTTTATAAGGACTCCGTGGCTTCGCTTTTAGAGCTGGGGTTTACATGGGTATGAAGTGGCAAGAGACCCCTCGAGGAAAGCACCACCAGCACAGCACCTTGGTGAGTCGCTGACACCCACCAGCtgataaaggaaaagaaggattGCTCAATGTCTTAAGTCTCCAAAGTGCTTTACAGCCATCCATCCAGGCCTCACAGCCTTCTTCCATGAAGAATAATTACCAACAAAAACATTTACAGTGACCAAAAGGTGCAGGAAAGCAAGGGCCCGTACTCCCGAAGCTGCTGTCCCCCCCCAGTTGGTTCCTGGAGAAGGGAGCTCAGACCTTCATGGCAGAGCTGCCCCCGGCTCGGCAGGACAGGCACTGAAAGCCAGGAGCTGTTTTTAAGGCATCGGCATAATTGATTTGCTGAAGGCCATCGAAGGAGGTAGGGACAGAAGAGGTTAGGATCTAGACATCCTAAGCTCTTTCTATCCCATTGGCCTCACATCCTTATTTTAATCCCCCTACATTTAGCTACACACTGGCTTGTTTTCATTATGCACATCTCCCAGTTGGTTTCTCCCTACTCCCAAGCATGTTGGAtttaaaccaattaaaaaaaacaaactgaaaacaatcTCTCCAGTGGTGATGCTCTTTAAAGAGAGCTAAGGATGCTTTCTTGGAAGACCTATCAGGctacaattttgaaaataatatgggggggggggggaataggaGAAGGAAAACCACGTTTGCTCACGTAACAAGACAGCAGCCTGTCCTCTGTAGTAACTACTCTCCGTGACAGTCTTTTGAGAAGAGTCCAAGTCCCAGGTTCATTCCCCGCCTTCTCCATCAGTAGTTTCAAGCAGTGTGTTTGCTGGCCGGGTTGGGACTGTCCCTGGTGCCCGTGGAGAAGGAGACGATTAACCCAGGTGCCTTCTCACCCCTTCCCAGCCGGACGAAGGcggcagagcagccctgcggacAAGCCTATCGGTGGCCGCTCTGGTAGGTGTAGGAGATGGGCTGCCGTGTCCCGGGCCTGACCGTGAAGGTGTTGCTGGGTCCGCCATAGCCATACTGCGAGCTGCCATGAGCAGGTCTGGAGGGAAAACAGAGCGGAAAGTCACTGAAAGCCAAGGAAAccctttatttttattcaatattgcaattatatattttattttttttcctagcggAGCAGGGCGAATTTTGTCACCTCGTGTCTCCATTCAGTGACGTGGGGAGGAGAGGGCGATGGGTGCCAGGGTTATGGCTGGGACCAGGGAGGAACCATGCCACAGCTGTGGCCCCGgaccgcggcggcgggaggagacCCTGGCCGGGAGTGAGCACAGCCAGGCATCCGGCGGCACTGCACAAGCCAAGGGGCAACGACTTCTCTTGGGCCTGTGCACTGCTCTGGGGCCAGCCCAGGGCCCagcactcctctccttcaaatcAAAGGGACACAGAGGACAGAGAAGGGGTCAGCTCAGGGGGCAGCACGTACCTGCTGGCTGCCACCACGCTGGTGGGCGAGAAATCCCCGTTCTGCCCCTTGTACTTGGCATCAGCCCCGGCACTGCCATACGGTGTGGCTTTCCCAGCAGCATCGATGGACGTCCGCCTGCCCTGCACGCTCGTGGGGCCGTTCCTGTGGGCAGAGCCGACACGGcggaccccctccccggccgggGAGCTGTACCCCCCAGGGCCATAGGAGGAGAGGGCACctgtgccccggggggctgcagcTGCCCGGGGGTAGGAGCTGTCAGGCTCAGAGACATACAGCCGCTTCTTGATCAGCGGACGGGGGTTCGGGCAGCAGCCGACATAACCGGCAGAGCTGCTGTAGTCTGGGTACTGGGACACGAAGTCACTATTCCTCCCGCTCTTCTCtgagggcagcggggccggcagcTCATGGCTGCCCCTGTAGCCGCGGCCATAGCCAGGCCACCTGAAATACCGCGGTGCCTCTGAGCCCCGGCTGCAGTCGGGGAAGCTGGGGCACTTGCGGTTCTCCTCCCGACTTGGGAGGGGCCCCTTGGCCTCGTCCACCTCATTGCTGAattcggggggcggggggataATCCCATAGTCCAGCGCCGTCTCCccgttctcctcctccctgggcaCACCATGGCGGGGAGGGCCAGCCTGGTTCAGCTGCCCGGACTCAAGGAGGCCCCGCAGCAGGCTGGAGGCAGCGGCCCGCCGGTGCCCAGGGAGGCTCGGGGGCTGCCCCTCACCCACTGCCCGTGCGTCCTGGCCCTGCTCcgaggagctggagaaggatgGAGGTTTGCTCTGTCCTGACCCTGCTGTACCTGCCCCAGGCGGCCGGGGCACCACAGTGAAGGAGTAGGGCTTGGACTCATGGTGGTAGAACCTAGTGGAGGTGGTGTCCGATGAGGCGCTGCTGAGTTTCAGGGGCGGCTTTGCCCGCAGCACAGCTCCCACCTCACCACCCTGCCGGCCCCGCTGGGCACGCTGCCGGGCTGCCAGGAGCAGCGCCATTGGGGACCCCCGCTCCACCCGCTCGCCCGTCACGGGGTGGATCAGCacctcctcttgccctgctcccgaGGCGCCCGGCGGGCTCCTGGCCAAGCTTGTGGGGCAGGGTGGTTCAGCTGAGCTCGAGGTGCAGGGCGGTTTGGCTGAACTGGCCCCAGCTCGGTGCACTTTGTACTGGAAGATGGCTGCATTGGGCTCCGGTGCCGGGCTCTGTGCAGGAGAAatggggggcgagggggaggtgggagcagggggCTCCTCCACTGGTCCCTGAGGTGGGTCTGGGGGGCTCACACTGCTGTTGAGGGACCCGGGAGCAGGGGTCAAGTTCTCTGTGGCCTTGCTAGCAGCAGGAGTGGGATGGTCCTCGTGCCCAGTCTCATCCTTCTCCACTGCAgccactggtgctgggagcgggCTTGGGGCCAGTTTCGGCAGCACCGAGTCACCTGGGTCAGGGGGGCTCTTCCTCGGGTCAGGGGGACTCTTCCTCATACATGGGGTGCTGCTGCCATCCTCGGTGCCCTGCTTCTGGCTGCTGAGCCCCAGAGCAggtttcccttctttcttcaggGAAAGCACAGCCTCCAGCTCGTTCCTGATTTTCATCACGCTGTGGGTCTGTGTGGTAGGGTTGCTCTCCGGAGGGGGGAGCACCATGCTGGGAGAGCCCCCTTTGGCACTGGGGGGGCTGCTGGGCACCTCTTTCTTCTCGGTCTCCCCTCCTGTGGGTAACCGTACGTCCTTCCCAGCAGGTCCGGCAAGTTGGGGCCCATTGAGACTGGGCCTATGGCTGCCAGCATGGTCAGTACCACCATCcgtgggctggggagcagccggCTTCTCCGGCAGCCTCTCCTCCCTCCGTGGGGAGCGCAGGAGGGCCGAGAGCTCATGCCGCAGCCTGTTCAGGTTGCTGGCGTCCCTCCAGTCGTCCTCGCAGGTTGGGTAGTCCGGAGGGGGGAGGTCCAGGTCATTTGCAGAGAGAGATTCAGATTTTGGAAGAGAGTCTCTCTCGGCTGTTTTCGGCTGGGGAACCTTCTCCATCTCGGAGCCTGGCAGCGGGGACCGGCGACCATCAGGATTCATCCCTTGACCGAACCCTGGACCCGGCTTGGGGCTCAGCGGCAGGGGGCTCGGCACAGCCGGCTTTGCAACAGCCTGTCTCAGTGGGGAATTTCTTTGCTTGGCTTCTCCTCCCATGTGAGCCTTGGCTGCGGGTCTTATGGTGAAGCAGGGCGGGAGGGGAGGCCGGGCGtgaggctgcctggggaagggctCCTGTCGGACAGGCTGACTCTCCTGCACGGGGATGGAGGAGGACCGGGCTGGGGCCGGTGGGGGCACCTTGAAGGACCTGGGGAAGGTCAGGTGGGGCTCAGGGCAGTGCTTGGGTTGCAGGCTCTCCTTTGGGCCGGGGGCAGCCGGCACCCCATCCTCGGCAGGGTGGAGCGGCCCCTCAGCGTCTGCCTGCCTAGTGTTCAGCACCGTTTCAGACTTCCACTTGGAGATGCCAGTGGTGAAGGGCACCGAGGCCTGGCTGAGCGGCAAGGCACCCAGCGGGGCTGGTGGGATGAAGTCTGGAGGAGCTGGTGTGCTGGGGGAGGACAGGGCAGAGGCTGGAGGTGGTGGAGGTGCCATGGCAGGAGGTGGTGGTACCATctcaggtggtggtggtggtggaggcagCATTTCAGGTGGTGGAGGGACCGGTGAGGCTGGAGGTGGTGGCACAGGTGCCGGTGCCGTtggagggggtggtgggggtACCGACGGCGGTGGAGGGATGTCTTCATCCAGGTCGTCCCCCTCGAGAGCCTGTGGGCGCAGGTCCCCCACTGAGCTGTACATTCGGTAGGTCCCATTGATCTGGGAGCCAGAGCCTGCAAGGAAGAGCGAGAGCATGGTGGTGTGAGCACCTTCTCGGTCAGCACCGTGGTGGCTAGCATCGCCCCTGGCCAGCTGTCCTCCTGGGAAGCCAGTTTATTTTCCTCAGCAGCTGTCTAAAGCTTGCTGAACTGTAACAGCCACTGTGCCTCACCCcttagaaattaattaattttcaattacTTCAAAAAATAATAGTAGACTCTATTTTAGCATGAAAAATCTCATGATCAGACTGTCTGCTCCAGAGCTTGATACACACATGCTTCCTTCCCAGAGGGCACGGTACTGCTGAGTGCTTAGCACCAGTCAAGGACTCAGCAGAGAAGATCCCTTACCAAGAGCTGCTTTTTCCTCGAAGTCTTCTGGCACTGACGGCGTTGGCACAGCCACCCCATGAGATTCTTGGGCATTCTGCAATATTTGAGAAAACAGAGCCATTAGTTTTACGCCCAGGGTATCAGAGCAGTGCTGACAAGCAGGCCCTAGCCTGTATAGCTGGTAATTTGTCTACACAACCAGGGGCCTGATGGGATCCAGGGCATTTCTGAGACATGGAGGTCCCTGCGGTAGCTGCTGTTGACAGGGTTTAAGGGGACGAGTGAAGTGATCAAGGTTGCACAAGCCATGGACACAATTCCCCTGTGCTAGTCAGgtgcagaggggctggagaggaTCACGGCTATTTCACATCCAAGCTGAGGGCCCCCCAGCTCAAGATCAGCAGCACTAGTTTCTCACCATTCATGTACCAAGCAAATTCAATAGCTCCCGCTGGTTTTGTGGGTATTGCTCTCCAGCAAGCACTGCCAGCCCATGCTGCAGTCATGTACACACCCCACTGAAGTCAGACAGACTTCCAGCTTTTTGGGAAACTGGCACCAGCATATCTGAACAGTCTGGGGAAAACTGCTACTTGTGTGGCTTGTGTTTCACTCTCAATTACTCCCTTTGCATTCATGCTGAAAACTCAGCAGTGCATTTAGCTGGTACAGGACCATGCAATTTAGCAGCCTACACATTTGCGAGGATGCTTACAGCTAGGACACTTTGGATAATTACAGCCACCCACTGTGAGATATTCATGGCACGCTGACTCACCTGCAGTGCTGACCAGGGCTCCTGCCTCCTACACCTGCCAGAAGCAGAAAGCCTCTCCTTTTCTCCACTGACTCACTGCTAAGATCGCTCTGCAAAGGGACTGGAGTTGCTCAGGAAACGCACACTAACGCACCCATGTCCAAAACACAAACTGATGCTGAGTCAGCCTGTCAGCACAGAC
Protein-coding sequences here:
- the C22H6orf132 gene encoding uncharacterized protein C6orf132 homolog, whose protein sequence is MKKHHSVQGTFSRLFGKRHASPAAASLFATNPPWIFAQEVTSDSAGGTGDVIEVYYGDNRFGTMTDSGTATLKPRPRVRPLLTFLPLNAQESHGVAVPTPSVPEDFEEKAALGSGSQINGTYRMYSSVGDLRPQALEGDDLDEDIPPPPSVPPPPPPTAPAPVPPPPASPVPPPPEMLPPPPPPPEMVPPPPAMAPPPPPASALSSPSTPAPPDFIPPAPLGALPLSQASVPFTTGISKWKSETVLNTRQADAEGPLHPAEDGVPAAPGPKESLQPKHCPEPHLTFPRSFKVPPPAPARSSSIPVQESQPVRQEPFPRQPHARPPLPPCFTIRPAAKAHMGGEAKQRNSPLRQAVAKPAVPSPLPLSPKPGPGFGQGMNPDGRRSPLPGSEMEKVPQPKTAERDSLPKSESLSANDLDLPPPDYPTCEDDWRDASNLNRLRHELSALLRSPRREERLPEKPAAPQPTDGGTDHAGSHRPSLNGPQLAGPAGKDVRLPTGGETEKKEVPSSPPSAKGGSPSMVLPPPESNPTTQTHSVMKIRNELEAVLSLKKEGKPALGLSSQKQGTEDGSSTPCMRKSPPDPRKSPPDPGDSVLPKLAPSPLPAPVAAVEKDETGHEDHPTPAASKATENLTPAPGSLNSSVSPPDPPQGPVEEPPAPTSPSPPISPAQSPAPEPNAAIFQYKVHRAGASSAKPPCTSSSAEPPCPTSLARSPPGASGAGQEEVLIHPVTGERVERGSPMALLLAARQRAQRGRQGGEVGAVLRAKPPLKLSSASSDTTSTRFYHHESKPYSFTVVPRPPGAGTAGSGQSKPPSFSSSSEQGQDARAVGEGQPPSLPGHRRAAASSLLRGLLESGQLNQAGPPRHGVPREEENGETALDYGIIPPPPEFSNEVDEAKGPLPSREENRKCPSFPDCSRGSEAPRYFRWPGYGRGYRGSHELPAPLPSEKSGRNSDFVSQYPDYSSSAGYVGCCPNPRPLIKKRLYVSEPDSSYPRAAAAPRGTGALSSYGPGGYSSPAGEGVRRVGSAHRNGPTSVQGRRTSIDAAGKATPYGSAGADAKYKGQNGDFSPTSVVAASRPAHGSSQYGYGGPSNTFTVRPGTRQPISYTYQSGHR